A region of uncultured Carboxylicivirga sp. DNA encodes the following proteins:
- a CDS encoding outer membrane beta-barrel protein: MKKVFFIVALLAINLSSFAQTEKGKIIMSGTSDLGLSSTTTKFEYDGESYSDDIKSTQFNITPSLGYFVIDNLALGLSIDFESTKQKVSSDSYTSNSLLFGPFARYYVGSGNIKPYIQGDFLFGSQKTKYDYSGVNMSGESKNNVSAWDLGVGLGFFLNDFISLDLGLGYGSITMSDGDNSKDKTIISGVAFSGGFAIFF; the protein is encoded by the coding sequence ATGAAAAAAGTATTTTTTATTGTAGCGCTTTTAGCTATTAACTTAAGTTCATTCGCTCAAACTGAGAAAGGAAAAATCATTATGTCAGGCACATCTGACTTGGGGTTATCATCAACAACTACTAAATTCGAATATGATGGAGAGTCATATAGTGATGATATTAAATCCACACAATTCAACATAACTCCTTCCTTGGGCTACTTCGTAATTGACAATCTGGCATTAGGATTATCTATTGACTTTGAAAGCACAAAACAAAAAGTTTCTTCTGACTCTTATACATCCAATTCACTCTTATTTGGTCCATTCGCACGTTATTATGTTGGATCCGGAAATATCAAACCTTATATACAAGGTGATTTTCTGTTTGGCAGTCAAAAAACAAAGTATGATTATTCAGGGGTAAATATGAGTGGTGAATCTAAAAACAATGTTTCTGCATGGGACCTGGGTGTTGGCCTTGGTTTTTTCCTGAATGATTTTATTTCACTTGATCTTGGATTAGGCTATGGATCAATAACTATGTCTGATGGTGATAATAGTAAAGATAAAACAATAATTAGTGGAGTAGCTTTTAGTGGTGGATTCGCCATATTTTTCTAA
- a CDS encoding outer membrane beta-barrel protein has protein sequence MNKSLFIILMISISFNSFAQTEKGKILVSGDTDLSFTSVTADRDNQQVNNSLKVNQLSINPSISYFVIDKLALGLSVNIEDSKIDNYESNSLLIGPSLRYYVGSNSTKPFFIADFLFGNQSDNSNSSTDKTKVSGWDVGAGVAVFINHYASLDVSLGYGTFTFKNDNNDKTKAYGLDVSIGFSLFF, from the coding sequence ATGAACAAATCACTCTTTATTATTTTAATGATCTCAATATCATTCAATTCATTTGCTCAAACCGAAAAAGGCAAAATTCTAGTTTCCGGTGATACTGATCTTTCATTTACATCAGTGACAGCTGACAGAGACAATCAACAAGTCAATAACAGTTTAAAAGTTAACCAATTAAGCATCAACCCATCCATTAGTTATTTTGTTATTGATAAACTGGCATTGGGTTTATCGGTGAATATCGAGGACTCTAAAATTGACAATTATGAATCTAATTCATTACTAATAGGTCCAAGCTTGCGATATTATGTTGGCAGCAATAGTACTAAACCATTTTTTATAGCCGACTTTTTATTTGGTAATCAGTCAGATAATTCCAATAGCTCCACAGACAAAACAAAAGTATCAGGTTGGGATGTAGGAGCTGGTGTTGCTGTATTTATAAACCATTACGCATCCTTAGATGTATCATTAGGATACGGCACTTTTACTTTTAAAAATGATAACAACGATAAAACCAAAGCATATGGTTTGGATGTTAGCATTGGTTTTTCCTTGTTCTTTTAA
- a CDS encoding ribonuclease HII, with the protein MAELLPYIDAQRIEAGCDEAGRGCLAGPVVAGAVILPKDFRHEMLNDSKQLTEKQRQKLRPIIEKEALAWAVAYVHHEEIDKINILNASFLAMHRAVEQLKQQPGHLLIDGNRFKPYDGIGHTCVVKGDGKYLPIAAASILAKTHRDEYMEKMHEQYPVYNWMKNKGYPTKEHRAAIKAHGPSPIHRMTFRLLDEQLSLF; encoded by the coding sequence GTGGCTGAATTATTACCCTATATTGATGCACAACGAATAGAAGCCGGATGTGATGAGGCCGGAAGAGGCTGCCTGGCAGGTCCGGTTGTTGCTGGAGCTGTTATCTTACCTAAAGATTTCAGGCATGAGATGCTGAATGATTCCAAGCAATTAACCGAAAAACAACGTCAGAAGCTTAGGCCTATTATAGAAAAGGAAGCTTTGGCATGGGCAGTGGCATATGTGCATCACGAGGAGATTGACAAGATAAATATTTTAAATGCATCTTTTTTAGCGATGCATCGGGCTGTTGAGCAACTAAAACAACAACCCGGACATCTGTTGATTGATGGAAACCGCTTTAAACCCTATGATGGTATTGGACATACCTGTGTTGTAAAAGGTGATGGTAAATACCTGCCTATTGCAGCGGCCAGTATTCTTGCTAAAACACATCGTGACGAATACATGGAAAAGATGCATGAACAATACCCTGTTTACAATTGGATGAAGAATAAAGGGTATCCAACCAAAGAGCATCGGGCAGCCATTAAAGCCCATGGACCATCTCCGATTCATCGAATGACTTTTCGCCTCCTCGACGAACAGCTGAGTTTGTTTTAA
- a CDS encoding M28 family peptidase, with product MTNQFKIWAGGALTASLLFFACSSPKGGDSSSKSAVETKKVTTPFFNADSAYAYVEHQVNFGPRVPNTPEHKACAEYLAAEMKRFGADVIVQEAEVRAFDNTVLEAKNIIAQFNPELNNRLLLFAHWDSRPFADHDPDKSKRDQPIDGANDGASGVGVLMELARQIGMAGHHLGIDIIFFDAEDYGQPDHRDLPYQEDTWCLGSQYWGKYPHKEDYYARYGILLDMVGAKDALFYHEGFSLQNAPDLVKCIWNTAADLGYSNYFVSERGGTITDDHVYVNKYRRIPCVDIIQFNPTSNSSFGDYWHTHADDMSNVDKKTLKAVGQTLLEVIYQEK from the coding sequence ATGACGAATCAATTTAAAATATGGGCAGGTGGGGCATTAACAGCCAGCCTGCTTTTTTTTGCATGCTCTTCGCCAAAAGGTGGAGACTCTTCATCAAAGAGTGCGGTAGAGACAAAGAAAGTTACAACTCCTTTTTTTAATGCCGATTCAGCTTATGCATATGTTGAGCATCAGGTGAATTTTGGTCCGCGTGTACCCAATACACCGGAACATAAAGCCTGTGCTGAATATCTGGCTGCCGAAATGAAACGTTTTGGCGCAGATGTTATTGTACAGGAAGCTGAGGTCAGAGCTTTTGATAATACAGTATTGGAAGCTAAAAATATAATTGCGCAGTTCAATCCTGAATTAAATAACCGTTTGTTACTATTTGCTCATTGGGATTCCCGTCCGTTTGCCGATCATGATCCTGATAAAAGCAAGCGCGATCAACCCATTGATGGAGCCAATGATGGAGCAAGCGGTGTTGGGGTATTAATGGAATTGGCTCGTCAGATTGGTATGGCTGGTCATCATTTGGGTATTGATATCATCTTTTTTGATGCCGAGGATTACGGTCAACCGGATCATCGTGACTTACCTTATCAGGAAGATACCTGGTGTTTGGGATCACAATACTGGGGGAAATATCCGCACAAAGAGGATTACTATGCACGCTATGGTATATTGCTTGATATGGTGGGAGCCAAAGATGCTTTGTTTTATCACGAAGGATTCTCCTTACAAAATGCTCCTGATTTAGTGAAATGTATCTGGAACACTGCAGCAGATCTGGGATATTCCAATTATTTTGTTTCAGAAAGAGGCGGAACCATCACTGATGATCATGTTTATGTAAATAAATATCGCCGAATACCTTGTGTTGATATCATACAGTTCAACCCTACATCAAACAGTAGTTTTGGCGATTACTGGCATACTCATGCAGATGATATGAGTAATGTAGATAAAAAAACGCTGAAAGCAGTCGGACAAACATTGCTGGAGGTGATCTATCAGGAAAAGTAA
- the cysS gene encoding cysteine--tRNA ligase: MENKLFIYNTLSRKKEEFTPINPKHVGLYVCGPTVYGDPHLGHSRPAITYDILFRYLTHLGYKVRYVRNITDVGHLENDADVGEDKIAKKARLEELEPMEVVQYYSDRYHEYMDALNVRKPSIEPRASGHIIEQLQMVEDILKKGYAYESNGSVYFDVDKYNEQHNYGRLSGRNIEDMLSTTRDLDGQSEKRKSYDFALWKKASPEHIMRWPSPFSDGFPGWHLECSAMSARYLGEEFDIHGGGMDLLFPHHECEIAQSTIAHGHTPARYWMHNNMITINGQKMGKSLGNFITLEQFFTGEHELLEQAYSPMTIRFFIMQAHYRSTLDFSNEALQAAQKGMERLLEGCTKMDKIKAGVQSDFNIAELSEKCYSAISDDLNTPILIAHLFEGVKWINTLVDENASVTEDDLIALKQLMNTMVFDILGLKANQTQGGGNDALLSETVNLLLNLRVEAKANKDWATADKIRNELQALGIVIKDTKDGFEWEIK; this comes from the coding sequence ATGGAAAATAAATTATTCATTTATAATACGCTGTCGCGCAAAAAGGAGGAGTTTACTCCAATTAACCCCAAACATGTTGGATTATATGTTTGTGGTCCTACTGTGTACGGTGACCCTCATTTAGGACATTCACGTCCGGCAATTACTTATGATATTTTATTTCGTTATTTAACACATCTGGGTTACAAGGTGCGTTATGTGCGAAACATTACTGATGTTGGCCATTTGGAGAATGATGCGGATGTTGGGGAAGATAAGATTGCCAAAAAAGCCCGTTTGGAAGAACTGGAGCCAATGGAGGTGGTTCAGTATTACAGTGATCGCTATCACGAATACATGGATGCCTTGAATGTTCGTAAACCAAGCATTGAGCCTCGTGCATCAGGGCATATTATTGAGCAGCTGCAAATGGTTGAGGATATTCTGAAGAAAGGATATGCATACGAAAGCAATGGCTCAGTTTATTTCGACGTGGATAAATACAACGAGCAGCATAATTATGGTCGTTTATCTGGTCGTAATATTGAAGATATGTTGAGTACCACCCGGGATTTGGATGGTCAGAGTGAGAAACGTAAGTCGTATGATTTTGCCTTGTGGAAAAAAGCATCACCTGAACATATTATGCGCTGGCCATCGCCATTTAGTGATGGATTCCCCGGTTGGCATCTTGAGTGTTCTGCTATGAGTGCTCGTTATTTGGGTGAAGAATTTGATATTCATGGTGGTGGAATGGATTTGTTATTTCCACATCACGAGTGTGAAATTGCTCAAAGTACCATTGCTCATGGACATACTCCGGCCAGATACTGGATGCATAACAATATGATTACCATCAATGGTCAGAAAATGGGTAAGTCCTTAGGGAATTTCATTACGCTTGAACAATTTTTTACCGGTGAACATGAGTTACTTGAGCAGGCCTACAGTCCTATGACCATCCGATTCTTTATAATGCAGGCACATTATCGCAGCACTTTGGATTTTTCAAATGAAGCTTTACAGGCTGCCCAGAAGGGAATGGAGCGTTTGTTGGAAGGTTGTACCAAAATGGACAAAATAAAAGCGGGAGTTCAGTCTGATTTTAATATTGCTGAGCTGTCTGAAAAATGTTATTCTGCTATCAGTGATGATTTAAATACGCCAATTCTTATTGCTCATTTATTTGAAGGAGTGAAGTGGATTAATACGCTGGTGGATGAAAACGCATCTGTTACAGAAGACGATCTTATAGCGTTGAAGCAATTGATGAACACGATGGTATTCGACATACTGGGATTGAAAGCAAATCAGACCCAAGGTGGAGGTAACGATGCCTTATTGAGTGAAACAGTTAACCTCTTGTTGAATCTTCGTGTGGAAGCTAAAGCAAACAAAGACTGGGCAACTGCTGATAAAATCCGAAACGAATTGCAGGCTTTGGGTATTGTGATTAAAGATACCAAAGACGGGTTTGAGTGGGAAATAAAATAA
- a CDS encoding toxin-antitoxin system YwqK family antitoxin — protein sequence MKYLSILILIFMILPATGQNYKIYKGDTINREDNNKLKQGIWLKFDDTNDDVIEQGKYSDNRKDGLWITYYPDGKKKNEITYVNGKAIGPARFYYNDGNLSEEGFWNIDHWEGEYKFYHKGGQLAYDWNYDSLGRRTGTQKYFHENGELKYEGDWAEGKTQGTLKMFNESGQLISERIYGDDGKYASSVKHDPEIAEDKTEKQYEKFSGTGMHTIYNMHGKPEKKGFFVKGNLFNGQSFEYNDSGELLYIEYYQNGELKRTETVKNPG from the coding sequence ATGAAATATTTGTCGATTCTTATTTTAATTTTTATGATTTTGCCTGCTACCGGACAGAACTATAAGATTTATAAAGGGGATACGATTAACCGGGAGGATAACAATAAGCTGAAACAAGGTATCTGGTTGAAGTTTGATGACACCAATGATGATGTTATTGAACAAGGAAAATACTCGGATAACCGGAAAGATGGTTTATGGATTACCTATTATCCCGATGGAAAAAAGAAAAACGAAATAACCTATGTAAATGGTAAAGCAATTGGTCCGGCCCGCTTTTATTATAATGATGGTAATCTTTCGGAAGAAGGTTTCTGGAATATCGATCACTGGGAAGGAGAATATAAGTTTTATCATAAAGGTGGTCAGCTGGCTTACGATTGGAATTATGATTCTCTTGGACGCAGAACCGGCACTCAAAAATATTTTCACGAAAATGGTGAGTTGAAATACGAAGGTGACTGGGCTGAAGGTAAGACTCAAGGCACATTAAAAATGTTTAACGAAAGTGGTCAGCTGATCAGTGAGCGAATTTATGGCGATGATGGAAAATATGCTTCCAGTGTTAAACATGATCCGGAGATAGCGGAAGATAAAACTGAAAAACAATACGAAAAATTCTCAGGTACAGGTATGCATACCATTTATAATATGCACGGTAAGCCTGAAAAGAAAGGTTTTTTTGTAAAGGGTAATCTTTTCAATGGTCAATCATTTGAATACAATGATTCAGGTGAGTTACTTTACATTGAATATTATCAGAATGGTGAATTAAAACGTACAGAGACTGTAAAAAATCCCGGATAA
- the rnr gene encoding ribonuclease R: MGQKKKKNKPSRKTDLRQLIQGLFFNQPKRTFNYKQVAALLEVKKKTDKQRVQIILNELFESGYLTETVPGKYKLLSRGSTVTGIVDMTASGAAFIVPDDGSDEDVFIPRNAMNKALNGDRVKIFKSARRKHKQPEGEVIEILERKREHFVGVMQISRGLAFLVVDARVMQNDIFIPAKGLKGAKNGQKAIARIIEWPERAKNPIGEIIDVLGDVGDNNAEMHAILAEFNLPYKYPDEVNAEAETIDAGITPEEIKKRRDFRGVTTFTIDPADAKDFDDALSLQKLKNGNWEVGVHIADVTHYVEEKSLLEKEAFDRATSVYLVDRVVPMLPEHLSNGICSLRPNEEKLCFSVVFELDDNANIVDSWVGRTVIYSDRRFTYEEAQNVIETGEGDLKEEILTLDRLAKIIRKQRFSDGAIGFERVEVKFKIDENGKPESVFFKEAKDANKLIEEFMLLANKRVAQLIGKNELNPKRKSKPKTFVYRIHDVPNPDKFDAFASFVRRFGYEALPKGAESINKSLNRVLNEAHGKKEQNIVETLAVRTMAKAIYSTHNIGHYGLSFKHYTHFTSPIRRYPDIMVHRLLQRYLDGGNSVNEEKYEEMCEHSSDMEQRAADAERASIKYKQVEFLKDRVGEEFDGVISGVTEWGLYVEIIENKCEGMIPIRDLNDDYYRFDEEEYCLIGQKYNRRYQLGDPLRITVASANLEKKQLDFALVDE, encoded by the coding sequence ATGGGTCAAAAGAAGAAAAAGAATAAACCATCGCGCAAAACCGACTTACGACAGTTAATTCAAGGCTTATTTTTTAATCAGCCAAAGCGCACATTCAACTATAAGCAGGTTGCTGCACTGTTAGAAGTTAAGAAAAAGACAGATAAACAAAGAGTACAGATTATACTTAATGAATTGTTTGAATCGGGCTATCTTACAGAGACGGTTCCCGGCAAATACAAATTACTCAGTCGAGGTTCTACTGTAACCGGAATCGTTGATATGACAGCATCTGGAGCTGCTTTTATTGTTCCGGATGATGGCAGTGATGAAGACGTATTTATCCCACGGAATGCAATGAACAAAGCATTGAATGGCGATAGAGTAAAAATATTTAAGAGTGCCCGTCGCAAGCACAAGCAGCCAGAAGGTGAAGTAATAGAGATATTGGAACGTAAACGCGAGCATTTTGTAGGGGTAATGCAAATATCCCGCGGATTGGCATTTTTAGTGGTAGATGCCCGCGTGATGCAAAATGACATTTTCATTCCTGCCAAAGGATTGAAAGGTGCCAAGAATGGCCAAAAAGCTATTGCCCGTATAATTGAATGGCCCGAAAGAGCTAAAAATCCTATTGGAGAAATAATTGATGTATTAGGTGATGTAGGCGATAACAACGCTGAGATGCATGCTATACTTGCCGAATTTAATTTACCCTATAAATATCCGGATGAAGTAAATGCTGAAGCAGAAACAATTGATGCAGGAATAACCCCAGAAGAAATAAAGAAAAGAAGAGATTTTAGAGGTGTTACTACCTTTACAATCGACCCTGCAGATGCAAAAGACTTTGACGATGCTCTTTCGTTGCAGAAGTTGAAAAACGGCAACTGGGAAGTAGGAGTTCACATTGCAGATGTTACACATTACGTTGAGGAAAAATCATTGCTGGAAAAAGAAGCTTTCGATCGGGCAACTTCGGTTTATCTGGTTGATCGTGTGGTTCCAATGTTACCCGAACACCTGAGTAATGGTATATGCTCTCTTCGTCCGAATGAAGAAAAACTTTGCTTTTCAGTTGTTTTTGAGCTTGACGATAATGCCAACATAGTAGACTCATGGGTAGGTCGAACGGTAATATATTCCGACAGAAGATTTACTTATGAAGAAGCCCAGAATGTTATTGAAACTGGCGAAGGCGATCTGAAAGAAGAAATTCTTACACTTGACAGACTTGCTAAAATAATAAGGAAACAAAGATTTTCTGATGGAGCTATTGGCTTTGAAAGAGTGGAAGTGAAATTCAAAATTGATGAGAACGGAAAACCGGAAAGCGTGTTCTTTAAAGAAGCCAAAGATGCCAATAAGCTTATTGAAGAATTTATGTTGTTGGCCAATAAACGGGTAGCTCAATTAATAGGTAAAAACGAACTGAACCCCAAACGCAAATCAAAACCTAAAACATTTGTTTACAGGATTCACGACGTGCCTAATCCTGATAAGTTTGATGCATTTGCTTCTTTTGTTCGCCGTTTCGGATACGAAGCATTACCCAAAGGAGCTGAAAGTATCAATAAATCACTCAACCGGGTGTTGAATGAAGCTCATGGCAAGAAGGAACAAAATATTGTGGAGACACTTGCTGTGCGAACCATGGCTAAAGCAATTTACTCAACCCACAACATTGGGCACTACGGATTATCTTTTAAACATTACACACATTTCACCTCTCCTATCCGTCGTTACCCTGATATAATGGTTCATCGTCTTTTGCAACGTTATCTTGACGGAGGAAACTCTGTGAATGAAGAAAAATACGAAGAAATGTGTGAGCACAGTTCCGATATGGAGCAAAGAGCGGCAGATGCTGAACGTGCTTCTATTAAATACAAACAGGTAGAGTTTCTGAAAGATCGAGTCGGAGAAGAGTTTGATGGTGTTATTTCTGGAGTTACCGAATGGGGCCTATATGTTGAAATCATCGAAAATAAATGCGAAGGCATGATTCCAATCCGTGATTTAAACGATGACTACTATCGATTTGACGAAGAAGAATACTGTTTGATTGGACAGAAGTACAATCGCAGATATCAGTTAGGTGATCCACTTCGAATTACCGTTGCAAGTGCCAATTTAGAAAAGAAACAACTGGATTTTGCCTTAGTTGACGAATAA
- a CDS encoding TetR/AcrR family transcriptional regulator gives MDNFNSSPSGAQNDGMRTSIIEAAKELFAKFGYKKTTMEDIAIALRKGKSSLYYYFKNKEEIFQAVIESEEKVLFTKLNEIVETKMEPREKLTKYVITRMETILELDNYIKALKDEMLTNYEFLSRLKVSTEKQEAGLLTRILEEGTSNNTFQVKNIPMAAVAIATALKGMEGPLLGSYYSFEDFKIQIENTLNILFFGLIRR, from the coding sequence ATGGATAATTTTAATAGTAGCCCTTCTGGTGCACAAAATGATGGTATGCGCACAAGTATTATTGAAGCAGCAAAAGAACTATTTGCAAAGTTTGGATACAAAAAAACAACCATGGAAGATATTGCTATTGCATTACGCAAAGGCAAAAGTTCGTTGTATTATTATTTTAAAAACAAAGAAGAAATTTTTCAGGCTGTAATCGAATCGGAAGAAAAAGTTCTTTTCACCAAACTCAATGAAATTGTTGAGACTAAAATGGAACCCCGCGAGAAATTAACCAAGTATGTAATTACCCGCATGGAAACCATCTTGGAACTTGATAATTATATCAAAGCATTAAAGGACGAAATGCTTACTAATTATGAGTTCCTGAGTCGTTTAAAAGTTAGCACAGAAAAACAGGAAGCCGGACTGTTAACCCGTATTCTGGAAGAAGGAACCAGCAATAACACTTTCCAGGTTAAAAATATACCGATGGCTGCCGTTGCAATTGCCACAGCATTAAAAGGTATGGAAGGCCCATTATTAGGTTCTTATTATAGTTTTGAAGACTTTAAAATACAAATTGAAAATACACTGAATATTTTATTCTTTGGATTAATCAGACGATAA
- the metA gene encoding homoserine O-succinyltransferase, with translation MPIKIPDALPARGVLENENVFVIGESKALHQDIRPLRILILNLMPLKIATETHLLRALSNSPLQVEVDFLMTSSHVSKNTPREHLISFYKVFNEVRSEKYDGMIITGAPVELLDFEEVNYWEELTEIMEWSKHNVTSTFHICWGAQAGLYFHHGIKKYQLDKKMFGVFKHTVNDMQEPLMRGFNDFFHAPHSRYTEVKLTEVEANENLILLSSSKDAGVYIVMSKDRRQIFVTGHSEYDAQTLNEEYKRDVAKGLDIAIPENYFPDNDPTKEPMVLWRSHASLLYSNWLNYYVYQATPYQLDQIQ, from the coding sequence ATGCCAATAAAAATACCAGATGCACTGCCTGCCAGGGGAGTGCTGGAAAATGAGAATGTTTTTGTTATAGGCGAATCAAAGGCTTTACATCAGGACATTAGACCACTTCGTATCCTGATATTAAACCTTATGCCTCTAAAAATTGCAACCGAAACACATTTATTACGTGCCCTTTCGAATAGTCCGTTACAGGTAGAAGTTGACTTTTTGATGACTTCCAGTCACGTTTCAAAAAATACTCCGCGTGAGCATCTCATCTCTTTTTATAAAGTATTTAACGAGGTACGTTCTGAGAAATATGATGGAATGATAATCACTGGCGCTCCCGTGGAACTTCTTGATTTTGAAGAAGTCAATTATTGGGAAGAATTGACAGAGATAATGGAATGGAGCAAACATAATGTTACCAGCACATTCCACATTTGTTGGGGAGCACAGGCTGGTTTATATTTTCATCATGGGATAAAGAAATACCAACTGGATAAAAAAATGTTTGGTGTATTTAAGCATACCGTAAACGATATGCAAGAACCTTTGATGAGAGGGTTTAATGATTTTTTTCATGCACCACATTCTCGATACACAGAAGTAAAACTTACAGAGGTTGAGGCCAATGAAAATCTTATTTTATTGTCTTCCTCCAAAGATGCTGGCGTATATATTGTGATGTCGAAAGATCGACGTCAGATATTTGTCACTGGACATTCAGAGTATGATGCACAGACGCTTAATGAAGAATACAAACGTGATGTTGCCAAAGGTTTGGACATTGCCATCCCAGAAAATTATTTCCCTGATAATGATCCAACTAAAGAACCAATGGTTCTATGGAGAAGTCATGCCAGCTTGCTTTATTCGAACTGGTTGAACTATTACGTATATCAGGCAACACCTTATCAACTTGATCAAATTCAATAA
- a CDS encoding HAD-IIB family hydrolase, whose translation MIKLLATDLDGTIHTRNNGFNIEDIETLGELGEQNICRVIATGRTFQSALSVIPENFPIDYLVFSSGAGIYDWKNKAILKTINLGFENARRIIDILNQFDIEYTVHHPIPDNHIFFHSISSDPHPDFERYIDFNKAHAIPEEKELPEEDYSQVLSFIPDIELFEEIKAKFNGVKTIRATSPIDGESIWMECFHKDVSKANGILHIAQMLQIEESKVVVIGNDYNDLDMLHYFSRSFIVNNAPNDLKQHFTILNDVHLSPLADWYRRFRW comes from the coding sequence ATGATCAAATTACTGGCAACCGATCTGGATGGCACTATACATACCCGAAATAATGGATTCAATATTGAGGACATTGAGACGCTAGGCGAGCTAGGTGAACAGAATATTTGCCGTGTTATTGCAACCGGTCGTACCTTCCAATCGGCATTATCAGTTATCCCAGAAAATTTTCCGATCGATTACCTGGTGTTTTCATCTGGAGCCGGCATCTACGACTGGAAGAATAAAGCTATTCTTAAAACTATTAACCTGGGTTTCGAAAATGCCCGAAGAATAATTGATATTCTAAACCAGTTTGATATTGAATATACAGTTCATCATCCCATACCTGACAATCATATCTTCTTTCACTCAATAAGTTCAGATCCCCATCCCGATTTTGAGAGATACATCGATTTTAACAAGGCTCATGCAATTCCAGAAGAAAAAGAATTACCGGAGGAAGATTACTCTCAAGTTCTTTCATTCATTCCAGACATTGAATTATTTGAAGAAATTAAAGCCAAATTTAATGGTGTAAAGACAATCAGAGCCACATCGCCGATTGATGGAGAAAGCATCTGGATGGAATGTTTTCATAAAGACGTTTCGAAAGCAAACGGCATTTTGCACATAGCCCAAATGCTGCAAATTGAAGAATCAAAAGTGGTGGTTATCGGAAATGATTATAACGATTTGGATATGTTGCATTACTTTTCAAGATCCTTTATCGTCAATAATGCTCCTAATGATTTGAAACAACATTTTACGATACTTAACGATGTTCACCTATCACCCCTTGCCGATTGGTATCGCAGGTTCAGGTGGTAA
- a CDS encoding DUF3108 domain-containing protein: protein MQKYFISIVFVWLLLLITVDANAQCSDYNFSFQSGEVVNYHAYYNWGLLWLNAGQVAFTVDKSKYNGEDAFHIKSHGATYKSYDFLFKVRDTFEVYTDTKYLEPFEYRRITNEGSYHANYKYVFDHKSRLITSEIQKEEEPMEVKTFPWKECSFDLLTMVYKARNINFSNYEVDEKIPISMVVDGEIHDIYIRYLGKERIKNRDGRKFDCLKFKPLLVEGTIFESGEDMTVWVTDDQNRVPIIVEAKILIGSVKAVFVDAKGLRSPMTAEVE, encoded by the coding sequence ATGCAAAAGTATTTTATAAGTATTGTTTTTGTTTGGTTGTTACTACTAATAACAGTGGATGCAAATGCCCAATGCAGTGATTATAACTTTAGTTTTCAGTCTGGAGAAGTTGTTAATTATCATGCATATTACAATTGGGGATTACTATGGCTTAATGCGGGGCAGGTAGCTTTTACAGTTGATAAAAGTAAATATAATGGTGAAGATGCGTTTCATATAAAGTCTCATGGTGCAACCTATAAATCGTACGATTTTTTATTTAAAGTGCGAGATACTTTCGAAGTGTACACCGATACAAAATACCTCGAACCGTTTGAATACAGAAGGATAACGAATGAAGGAAGTTATCATGCCAATTATAAATATGTATTTGATCATAAAAGTCGACTGATAACTTCTGAAATACAGAAGGAAGAGGAACCTATGGAAGTCAAGACCTTTCCCTGGAAAGAATGTTCATTTGACTTACTAACTATGGTTTACAAGGCCCGTAATATCAATTTCTCAAATTACGAGGTTGATGAAAAGATTCCTATTAGCATGGTAGTGGATGGCGAGATTCATGATATTTATATTCGATATTTGGGTAAAGAAAGAATCAAGAACCGAGATGGTCGTAAATTTGATTGCTTAAAATTTAAACCCTTATTGGTGGAAGGAACCATCTTTGAAAGTGGTGAAGATATGACAGTTTGGGTAACTGATGATCAGAATCGCGTTCCTATAATCGTGGAAGCTAAAATATTAATTGGATCGGTAAAGGCTGTTTTTGTAGATGCGAAAGGATTACGCAGCCCAATGACCGCAGAAGTGGAGTAG